In a genomic window of Thermoproteus tenax Kra 1:
- a CDS encoding glycosyltransferase, with product MERYAVVAHRYWGSPGGGQLVCAAAAKALDEGGYKPVLTGTFKFDPSRYIEWYGIDLAKYPTITMPVGPRAFGLWSRLLMWMPAKRAIERYRPEVLFIDDAAYKPIAADKSFRLIEYIHFPLEVYVRSDLRELRDKFSEDPYIVERYGRFPLNIYWRIFTSLLPRYARDNPFRYADVVLTNSKWTAQVAKLVYGQEPRVLNPPLPPNVEVVERPRPFEERRPWVVMLGRFSQEKRYHWVVTEVAPRLIKEVPGAKIVIFGGAATPTLQAYRERVRKLAAGVGLKTAEDLGADADVYLIANAPRRLINDAMDKARAFLHATINEHWGIAVAEAMARGLTPVVHKSGGAWTDLVMEGRYGLGYTTAEEAAEALAKALTQELKINPAERAAGLTYPHFAKALLELVAR from the coding sequence ATGGAGCGCTACGCCGTCGTCGCCCACCGCTACTGGGGCTCGCCGGGGGGAGGCCAGCTTGTTTGTGCGGCCGCCGCCAAGGCGCTGGACGAGGGCGGCTACAAGCCCGTCCTGACGGGCACATTCAAGTTCGACCCTAGCCGCTATATTGAGTGGTACGGGATCGATCTGGCCAAGTATCCCACCATAACAATGCCCGTGGGGCCAAGGGCCTTCGGGCTGTGGAGCCGATTGCTCATGTGGATGCCAGCAAAGAGGGCCATAGAGAGGTACAGGCCCGAGGTGCTGTTTATCGACGATGCCGCCTACAAGCCCATCGCCGCTGACAAGTCCTTCAGGCTTATTGAGTATATCCACTTCCCTCTGGAGGTATATGTGAGGAGCGACCTGAGGGAGCTGAGGGATAAGTTCAGCGAGGACCCCTACATCGTGGAGAGGTACGGCAGATTTCCGTTGAACATATACTGGAGGATATTTACGAGTCTGCTCCCCAGGTACGCCCGAGACAACCCCTTCCGCTACGCCGACGTAGTCCTCACCAACTCCAAATGGACGGCGCAGGTGGCCAAGCTTGTGTACGGCCAGGAGCCCCGCGTCCTCAATCCACCGTTGCCGCCCAACGTGGAGGTAGTAGAGAGGCCGAGGCCCTTCGAGGAGAGGAGACCTTGGGTGGTCATGTTGGGACGCTTCTCTCAAGAGAAGCGCTACCACTGGGTCGTGACAGAGGTCGCGCCGCGGCTCATCAAGGAGGTCCCCGGCGCTAAGATCGTCATCTTCGGCGGCGCGGCGACCCCGACGCTGCAGGCCTACAGGGAGAGGGTTAGGAAGTTGGCCGCCGGCGTTGGGCTGAAGACGGCGGAGGACCTCGGCGCCGATGCCGACGTCTACCTAATAGCCAACGCCCCCCGCCGCCTCATAAACGACGCCATGGACAAAGCCAGGGCCTTCCTCCACGCCACCATAAACGAACACTGGGGCATAGCTGTGGCGGAGGCCATGGCCCGAGGCCTCACGCCTGTGGTGCACAAGTCGGGGGGCGCCTGGACAGACCTCGTCATGGAGGGTAGATACGGCCTAGGCTATACGACGGCCGAGGAGGCCGCGGAGGCTCTGGCCAAAGCGTTGACTCAAGAGTTGAAGATAAATCCGGCTGAGAGGGCAGCCGGGCTGACTTATCCCCATTTCGCCAAGGCGCTCCTAGAACTAGTCGCCAGATGA
- the rfbC gene encoding dTDP-4-dehydrorhamnose 3,5-epimerase, translating into MPFRSFKRLEIPDVILIEPVVFPDHRGFFAELYKRTDFLAGGVPYDFVQVSVSMSRRGVVRGLHYQLKPAEQGKLVAVLRGRVLDVAVDVRRGSPWFGRYVAVELSADEPRLLWIPPGFAHGFQALEDDTLFMYLMTKEYSPQHERCVRWDDPEVGIPWPIGDAILSEKDRRCPPLREAETNFEYPI; encoded by the coding sequence ATGCCGTTTAGGAGCTTCAAGAGGCTAGAGATCCCGGACGTAATTCTCATAGAGCCTGTGGTCTTCCCCGACCACAGGGGGTTCTTCGCCGAGCTTTACAAGCGCACCGACTTCCTGGCGGGGGGAGTGCCCTACGACTTTGTGCAGGTGAGCGTGAGCATGTCGCGGCGGGGGGTGGTGAGAGGGCTCCACTACCAGCTTAAGCCGGCTGAGCAGGGGAAGCTGGTGGCCGTCCTCAGGGGGCGGGTTCTGGACGTGGCCGTCGACGTTAGGAGGGGGTCGCCTTGGTTTGGGAGGTACGTGGCGGTGGAGCTGTCTGCCGACGAGCCGAGGCTTCTGTGGATTCCGCCGGGCTTCGCCCACGGCTTCCAGGCGCTGGAGGACGACACCCTCTTCATGTACCTCATGACTAAGGAGTACAGCCCGCAGCACGAGCGCTGCGTGAGGTGGGACGACCCCGAGGTGGGCATCCCCTGGCCCATAGGAGACGCAATCCTCAGCGAGAAGGACCGGAGGTGCCCGCCGCTTAGGGAGGCCGAGACCAACTTCGAATACCCCATATGA
- a CDS encoding SDR family oxidoreductase: MEVVVTGAGGLLGWWVARELAERGYRVYGVYRERGGGLEGVEWVRADLEAGVPEVVRRADVVVHAAAYTDVDGCEVDRARAYRANFLATLAVARAARRVVYISTDYVFDGERGMYREEDVPNPVNYYGLSKLLGEGPVLARGGVVVRVSGLFGVSPHGKRNFGVEALLRLRWGEEVRAFVDQRLSPTYVPFLAERLADLLERDVEGIVHIAGEPATRFEFAVALAEALGVDKSLVKPARLSEARLAARRPRDSSLDTSRAASMGLSLPSLREPLGTS; the protein is encoded by the coding sequence ATGGAGGTAGTGGTGACGGGGGCTGGGGGGCTGCTGGGGTGGTGGGTGGCGAGGGAGCTGGCGGAGAGGGGGTATAGGGTGTATGGGGTGTACCGGGAGAGAGGCGGGGGGCTGGAGGGGGTGGAGTGGGTGAGGGCTGACCTTGAGGCTGGGGTTCCGGAGGTGGTGCGTCGGGCCGACGTGGTGGTCCACGCGGCCGCCTACACGGACGTGGACGGGTGTGAGGTGGATCGGGCGAGGGCGTATAGGGCTAACTTCCTGGCGACGTTGGCGGTGGCTAGGGCGGCTAGGCGGGTGGTGTACATCTCGACGGATTACGTGTTCGACGGGGAGAGGGGGATGTATAGGGAGGAGGACGTCCCCAACCCCGTGAACTACTACGGCTTGTCTAAGCTGCTGGGGGAGGGGCCTGTGCTGGCGAGGGGTGGGGTGGTGGTGAGGGTGAGCGGGCTCTTTGGGGTGAGCCCCCATGGGAAGAGGAACTTTGGGGTTGAGGCTCTTCTGAGGCTTAGGTGGGGGGAGGAGGTGAGGGCTTTCGTGGATCAGAGGCTTTCGCCGACGTATGTGCCGTTTCTGGCGGAGCGCCTCGCGGATCTTCTGGAGCGGGATGTGGAGGGGATTGTCCACATCGCTGGGGAGCCCGCCACCCGGTTTGAGTTCGCGGTGGCTCTGGCGGAGGCTCTGGGGGTGGACAAAAGCCTTGTGAAGCCGGCGAGGCTGTCTGAGGCGCGGCTGGCGGCTAGGCGGCCTCGGGACTCGAGCCTGGACACATCTAGGGCGGCGTCTATGGGGCTGTCCCTGCCTTCGCTGAGGGAGCCCTTAGGCACTTCGTGA
- a CDS encoding NAD-dependent epimerase/dehydratase family protein: MRVLVTGGAGFIGSHLVDRLVEEGYEVVVVDNLSTGRKENVNPRAEFIRRDLKEPGWGAGLRADVVFHFAANPEVRVSTTEPRVHFEENMVATFNVLEWARASGVRTVVFASSSTVYGDARVMPTPEDHPLEPISVYGAAKAAGETMCAAYARLYGVRCLALRYANVVGPRMRHGALYDFLMKLRKRPEELEVLGDGTQRKSYLHVEEAVEATLRAWRKFEETGEPYLALNVGNFDAASVLDLARAAAEAMGLSPQIKLRPATSDGRGWPGDVKYMLLSIRRIVELTGWRPRLNSLETAKRAAAELVKELTWMA, encoded by the coding sequence GTGAGGGTTTTGGTGACAGGCGGAGCCGGCTTCATCGGCAGCCACCTGGTGGATCGGCTTGTGGAGGAGGGGTACGAGGTAGTGGTCGTGGACAACCTCTCCACAGGCAGGAAAGAGAACGTGAACCCCCGCGCCGAGTTCATAAGGCGGGATCTAAAGGAGCCCGGCTGGGGCGCGGGGCTGAGGGCGGACGTCGTCTTCCACTTCGCCGCGAACCCCGAGGTTAGGGTCTCCACTACGGAGCCCCGCGTCCATTTTGAGGAGAATATGGTGGCTACGTTTAACGTGCTGGAGTGGGCCCGCGCCTCCGGCGTTAGGACTGTCGTGTTTGCCTCGTCTTCAACCGTCTACGGCGATGCTAGGGTTATGCCGACTCCGGAGGATCACCCGCTGGAGCCGATAAGCGTCTACGGCGCGGCTAAGGCGGCTGGCGAGACGATGTGTGCCGCGTATGCCAGGCTCTACGGCGTTAGGTGCCTTGCGCTGAGGTACGCCAACGTGGTGGGGCCGAGGATGAGACACGGGGCGCTTTACGACTTCCTCATGAAGCTGAGGAAGAGGCCGGAGGAGCTGGAGGTTCTGGGGGACGGCACACAGAGGAAGAGCTACCTACACGTCGAAGAGGCTGTGGAGGCGACGCTGAGGGCCTGGAGGAAGTTCGAGGAGACGGGGGAGCCGTACCTGGCGCTGAACGTGGGCAATTTCGACGCGGCCTCCGTCCTAGACCTCGCGAGGGCCGCGGCGGAGGCCATGGGCCTCTCTCCACAGATCAAGCTGAGGCCGGCGACCTCAGACGGGAGGGGCTGGCCGGGGGACGTGAAGTACATGCTCCTCTCCATCAGAAGGATAGTGGAGCTCACCGGCTGGAGGCCCAGGCTGAACAGCCTCGAGACGGCGAAAAGGGCGGCGGCAGAGCTAGTGAAAGAGCTGACGTGGATGGCCTAG
- a CDS encoding oligosaccharide flippase family protein, producing MGYVDEAARVARGGLFLFAGGFASTAVLAAASIIIARLLGPSGYGIYSLVLSIPSIFGPLLSLGLSGAVTYYVSSLAARGRGSAAALYARNALLFRAAVGLGAVLTIAAFSGAVARYFLARPELSSLVRVASALMLTSMVLDVCNALFLATLRTDYGALVNLVQAASKLALALSLTLYLGVLGAVVGHVVSYAVATALALYFFFRLYRGLASGGAEDVGFFESLRSMVSYSYPTYVPTLAGFVLSNTLFVYTAHFVNNYDLGNYSAANNIASALALLTSSISSTLFAAFSRAGGQAAAGIFRESVKLSSIVVVPVAVALILFSRDLVSLIYGASYASAPLYLSLAALGTLSVGLGGYALSSLFAGLGMTKELLKSWAVSTAVSLPLTLALVPALGVLGNVLAGLAGGYASTLYLLIRARKVAKVSLGAPRIARIYLASLLAALPPLALFEAGAQNVLALALGIPIYITSYAVALPLLKALDARDVELLIEVFRRAGGLTRPLVFLLKAERRIVMLMS from the coding sequence ATGGGCTATGTCGACGAAGCTGCTAGAGTTGCTAGGGGCGGGCTCTTCCTTTTCGCTGGCGGTTTCGCATCCACCGCTGTTTTGGCGGCCGCCTCGATAATCATCGCCAGACTTCTGGGGCCCAGCGGCTACGGCATCTACTCCCTCGTTTTGAGCATACCCTCCATATTTGGCCCTCTGTTGAGTCTCGGCTTGAGTGGGGCCGTGACTTACTACGTCTCTTCTCTGGCGGCTCGCGGCAGAGGCTCGGCGGCTGCGCTCTACGCGAGAAACGCCTTGCTTTTTAGAGCCGCCGTGGGGCTCGGGGCGGTTTTGACGATAGCGGCGTTTTCCGGCGCCGTCGCCCGCTATTTTCTCGCCAGGCCCGAGCTGTCCAGTTTAGTCAGAGTGGCCTCGGCGCTGATGTTGACCTCCATGGTTTTAGACGTCTGTAACGCCCTCTTCTTGGCCACATTGAGGACAGACTACGGGGCTCTCGTCAACCTAGTTCAAGCTGCCTCGAAACTGGCGTTGGCCCTCTCGTTGACGTTGTACCTAGGAGTTCTGGGCGCCGTTGTGGGACACGTCGTGAGCTACGCCGTGGCGACTGCCTTGGCTCTGTACTTCTTTTTTAGGCTCTACAGAGGTTTGGCCAGCGGCGGAGCGGAGGACGTCGGCTTCTTCGAGTCTCTGAGGTCTATGGTCTCGTACAGCTACCCCACCTACGTGCCCACGTTGGCGGGCTTCGTCTTGAGCAACACCTTGTTCGTCTACACGGCCCACTTCGTAAACAACTACGACTTGGGCAACTACTCCGCCGCCAATAACATAGCCTCGGCTCTTGCCCTATTGACGTCCTCTATCAGCTCGACGCTCTTCGCGGCCTTCTCGAGGGCTGGGGGCCAGGCCGCGGCCGGGATCTTTAGGGAGTCTGTCAAGCTCAGCTCGATCGTTGTAGTGCCTGTAGCCGTCGCGTTGATCTTGTTCTCAAGGGACTTGGTGTCCCTCATATACGGCGCAAGCTACGCGTCGGCGCCGCTCTACCTATCGCTGGCGGCGTTGGGGACCCTCAGCGTCGGCTTGGGCGGCTACGCCCTCAGTAGCTTGTTCGCCGGGCTTGGGATGACTAAGGAGCTCCTTAAGTCGTGGGCGGTCTCCACAGCGGTGTCTCTGCCGCTTACGCTCGCTCTAGTCCCGGCGTTGGGAGTCTTGGGGAACGTGTTGGCGGGGCTCGCCGGGGGCTACGCCTCCACCCTATATCTGCTGATAAGGGCGAGGAAGGTCGCCAAAGTGTCTCTAGGGGCGCCCCGTATAGCCAGAATATACCTGGCCTCTCTTCTGGCGGCTCTCCCGCCGCTGGCCCTGTTTGAGGCGGGCGCGCAGAATGTCTTGGCCCTCGCGCTGGGGATTCCGATCTATATTACATCTTATGCAGTGGCCCTCCCTCTGCTTAAGGCCTTGGACGCAAGAGATGTGGAGTTGCTCATAGAGGTCTTCAGACGGGCCGGCGGCTTGACGAGGCCCCTTGTGTTTCTGCTTAAGGCCGAGAGGAGGATCGTGATGTTGATGTCGTAG
- a CDS encoding glucose-1-phosphate thymidylyltransferase, with protein MFGLVLAGGEGSRLRPFTFSTPKHLIPLLGRAMIEYPIVHLAEAGVSEVGVVVGYMGHLIQEHLGDGSRLGVRVRYFWQERRLGIAHAISLALPEIKGPFVVYLGDNILAGGIKRHVRAFLEGDFDVYILLARVPDPSRFGVAVLRDGRVVRLVEKPREPVSDLAVVGVYMFRDPEDVARAFSSLKPSWRGEYEVTDLIQWFIDRGRRVGFDFVDGWWKDVGTPEGLLEAVYLLLDHAEARVEGEVRGEVVGRVVVEKGAVVEGRVFGPAYVGPGAYVGRGAVVEHYVSLESGARLASGGASRSLLLNEAEVEVGGLRLVDSVLGRRSVVRSRRDLRGEARLIISDFSRVEL; from the coding sequence ATGTTTGGTCTTGTTCTTGCCGGCGGCGAGGGCTCGCGTCTCCGGCCGTTTACGTTTTCTACTCCGAAGCACTTGATCCCGCTTCTGGGTAGGGCGATGATCGAATACCCCATCGTCCACCTGGCTGAGGCTGGGGTTTCGGAGGTGGGGGTGGTTGTGGGGTATATGGGGCATCTGATTCAAGAGCATCTGGGGGATGGCTCTCGCCTGGGGGTGCGGGTGCGCTACTTCTGGCAGGAGCGCCGGCTGGGCATCGCCCACGCCATCAGCCTGGCGTTGCCCGAAATAAAGGGGCCCTTCGTGGTTTATCTGGGGGATAACATCTTGGCGGGCGGCATCAAGCGCCACGTGCGTGCCTTTTTGGAGGGGGATTTCGACGTCTACATCCTCCTGGCGAGGGTGCCCGACCCGAGCCGGTTTGGGGTGGCCGTCCTTAGGGACGGCCGGGTGGTTAGGCTGGTGGAGAAGCCTAGGGAGCCGGTCTCGGATCTGGCGGTAGTCGGCGTGTATATGTTTAGGGATCCTGAGGACGTGGCGAGGGCCTTCTCGTCGCTTAAGCCGTCGTGGAGGGGGGAGTACGAGGTGACGGACCTCATCCAGTGGTTTATCGACCGAGGGAGGAGGGTGGGGTTTGACTTCGTTGACGGCTGGTGGAAGGACGTGGGGACGCCGGAGGGCCTTCTGGAGGCGGTGTACCTTCTCCTAGACCACGCCGAGGCAAGGGTGGAGGGGGAGGTCCGGGGGGAGGTGGTTGGGCGCGTCGTCGTGGAGAAGGGCGCCGTGGTTGAGGGGAGGGTGTTTGGCCCGGCCTACGTGGGGCCGGGGGCGTACGTGGGGCGGGGGGCGGTGGTGGAGCACTACGTGTCGCTGGAGTCGGGGGCGCGCCTGGCCTCGGGCGGCGCGTCGCGCTCCCTTCTTCTCAACGAGGCGGAGGTGGAGGTGGGCGGGCTTAGGCTTGTGGACAGCGTGTTGGGTAGGCGTAGCGTCGTAAGGTCGCGGCGGGATCTTAGGGGGGAGGCAAGGCTTATAATCTCGGACTTCAGCCGGGTGGAGCTATGA
- a CDS encoding NUDIX hydrolase produces the protein MEEVIYRGRKFTLVRRARQIGGRVVWGEYLVHPGAVAVLAVNGDSVLLVKQFRGALGQWTLEVPAGTLEPGENPLEAAVREMVEETGYRPLRLEHLIDLYPTPGVSNELIRIYYTDALEYVGVGDRDPGEADMEVVQVKPAELLEMVDRGEIRDGKTIVAALVAWRRGLLATSGGAR, from the coding sequence ATGGAGGAGGTGATCTACAGGGGGAGGAAGTTCACCCTTGTGAGGAGGGCGAGGCAGATCGGTGGCCGCGTCGTGTGGGGCGAGTACCTCGTGCATCCCGGGGCAGTCGCCGTGTTGGCCGTCAACGGCGACAGCGTGCTGTTGGTCAAACAGTTTCGGGGGGCGCTGGGCCAGTGGACGTTGGAGGTGCCCGCGGGGACTCTGGAGCCTGGGGAGAACCCGCTGGAGGCAGCCGTGAGGGAGATGGTGGAGGAGACTGGCTACAGACCGCTGAGGCTGGAGCACCTAATCGACCTCTACCCGACCCCCGGCGTCTCCAACGAGCTCATCAGGATATATTACACCGACGCCCTGGAGTACGTCGGCGTCGGGGACAGGGACCCCGGGGAGGCGGACATGGAGGTGGTTCAAGTGAAACCGGCGGAGCTCCTGGAGATGGTCGACAGAGGCGAGATAAGAGATGGCAAGACGATCGTGGCGGCCCTCGTAGCTTGGAGGAGAGGTCTGTTGGCGACCTCGGGGGGCGCAAGATAG
- a CDS encoding transcriptional regulator codes for MHRDKAVGAALVALGVVGILLYGWLVFLSPWSLAVLRATAFVAVAAVLGILAWVGYALATTPPPKPIEEIEKEIEQELKKLEESK; via the coding sequence ATGCACAGAGATAAGGCTGTCGGCGCTGCGCTCGTGGCCTTGGGCGTCGTGGGCATCTTGTTGTACGGATGGCTCGTCTTCCTCTCGCCGTGGTCCCTAGCGGTGTTGCGGGCTACCGCCTTCGTGGCCGTGGCGGCGGTCTTGGGCATTCTGGCCTGGGTGGGATACGCCTTGGCCACAACGCCGCCTCCCAAGCCTATAGAGGAGATCGAGAAAGAAATAGAACAAGAGCTGAAGAAGTTGGAAGAATCCAAATGA
- a CDS encoding nucleotidyltransferase family protein: protein MNCFRLVFDVITRGAGVDARSAGECVEVAARNKVLLHFLRSAGVEGPLRLREEARYARFLKTLREVAEALRGVRHVFIKLRRPVAYVPSDVDVLVDRRDVGLAVVELRKRGFSVAVKDPYCVTMARGVDIVDLYVLPTLGGVAYLDAEGLFKHVESGRLWRRQVACPLPRRGGGPRGSARRL from the coding sequence GTGAACTGCTTCCGCCTCGTATTTGACGTAATTACGCGCGGCGCCGGCGTCGACGCCAGATCTGCTGGGGAGTGCGTCGAAGTTGCGGCGAGAAATAAAGTCCTTCTGCACTTCCTCAGATCGGCAGGCGTGGAGGGGCCGTTGAGGCTCAGAGAAGAGGCGAGGTATGCCCGATTTCTCAAGACCCTCAGAGAGGTGGCGGAGGCTCTGCGCGGGGTCCGCCACGTGTTCATTAAGCTCAGGAGGCCTGTCGCCTATGTGCCTTCCGACGTCGATGTGTTGGTCGACCGGAGAGACGTGGGGCTCGCCGTCGTTGAGTTGAGGAAGAGGGGCTTCTCAGTCGCCGTGAAGGATCCGTACTGTGTGACTATGGCTCGCGGCGTCGACATCGTGGATCTCTACGTCTTGCCCACGTTGGGCGGCGTCGCGTATCTGGATGCCGAGGGGCTTTTTAAACACGTGGAAAGTGGCCGACTTTGGCGGCGTCAAGTTGCCTGCCCTCTCCCTAGGCGCGGAGGCGGCCCTCGCGGTAGCGCACGCCGTTTATAA
- a CDS encoding glycosyltransferase family 2 protein yields MNYVVVIPTLNEREAIGRVIEEIASSGIPLERIIVVDGGSTDGTCEEAERLGVKCMLQEGKGKSDAIRTIVRRVDADIYVFLDGDWTYPAKHIPELLKLAEECDEVIGARKNVEPGAQRLIYRLGNWALTRAFNLIFGTRLTDVLSGMYAVRRDAVIDAEFNTKGFSVEAEVAAHVASTGRTICEIPITYRRRLGKKKLKPLHGVQIFKDMILLAWRYNPVFLIFTAAASLLVPGLSLGIWVLYEWIFFDVKHYVWGLVAFILSTSGVVSAALALMAVYLKRMEIRLLRAIRRDRRPCG; encoded by the coding sequence ATGAACTATGTCGTCGTAATCCCCACGCTCAACGAAAGAGAGGCTATAGGTCGTGTAATAGAGGAGATAGCGAGCTCGGGCATACCCCTAGAGCGCATAATAGTGGTAGACGGAGGCTCTACAGACGGCACGTGCGAAGAGGCAGAAAGGCTTGGGGTAAAGTGTATGTTACAAGAGGGCAAGGGGAAATCCGACGCTATACGCACGATAGTTAGACGAGTTGACGCCGACATATATGTCTTTTTAGACGGAGATTGGACGTACCCCGCCAAACATATACCGGAGCTCTTAAAGCTGGCAGAGGAGTGCGACGAGGTTATCGGTGCGAGAAAAAACGTTGAGCCAGGCGCGCAGAGGCTGATATACAGGCTGGGCAACTGGGCACTCACGAGGGCGTTCAACCTCATCTTCGGCACAAGACTCACGGACGTCTTGAGCGGGATGTATGCAGTAAGACGAGACGCCGTGATAGACGCCGAATTTAACACCAAAGGCTTCAGCGTAGAGGCGGAGGTGGCCGCCCACGTGGCTTCGACTGGGAGGACGATATGTGAAATCCCTATAACATACAGGAGGAGACTGGGGAAGAAAAAACTAAAGCCGCTACACGGCGTTCAAATATTCAAAGACATGATCCTCTTAGCTTGGCGCTACAACCCAGTCTTCTTGATTTTCACAGCGGCGGCTTCGCTACTAGTGCCCGGCCTATCGTTGGGGATATGGGTACTGTACGAGTGGATCTTCTTCGACGTGAAGCACTACGTCTGGGGACTAGTAGCGTTCATACTCAGCACCAGCGGCGTAGTATCGGCGGCTCTGGCCTTGATGGCCGTATATTTAAAGAGGATGGAGATCAGACTTCTAAGGGCAATAAGGCGCGATAGAAGGCCATGCGGTTAG
- a CDS encoding ATP-binding protein — protein sequence MHIFVGRSRELGWFRDVMRMQHTYPFLLYGPLGCGKTTLAQRVAERAEELFGGDVVVLYINARAKRAKNALFTNAVQWLKEALSIFAKAVAGEVGEFLARTAVDIALYFAEKTSKDILLIVDEFHRAYREDPVGWVKYFMDLMEHPTMRDEGLRDKIYNVVLITSEYTAVERILPKGYADPYMVWNLAREEFRELHEALSPPIDFEALWRTCGGNPRCAGDLMELGWDVERYIKAIVKRERVDKMAREAAKLGAVELLRRATEDPDVLDQPGAERLERLLYKYNKVLELTETIAGGKPPRDPVIGIGERYAWHWPALRDAVAKTL from the coding sequence GTGCACATCTTCGTCGGCCGCTCCCGCGAGCTCGGGTGGTTTAGGGACGTCATGCGCATGCAACACACCTACCCCTTCCTCCTCTACGGCCCCCTCGGCTGCGGCAAGACGACGCTGGCGCAGAGAGTGGCCGAGAGGGCGGAGGAGCTCTTCGGCGGAGACGTAGTGGTCCTCTACATAAACGCGAGAGCGAAGAGGGCTAAGAACGCCCTCTTCACAAACGCGGTGCAGTGGCTGAAGGAGGCGCTTTCGATATTCGCGAAGGCGGTGGCCGGCGAAGTAGGCGAGTTCCTGGCCAGAACCGCGGTGGACATAGCCCTATACTTTGCGGAGAAGACCTCCAAGGACATACTCCTCATCGTGGACGAGTTCCACCGCGCGTATAGAGAGGACCCGGTCGGCTGGGTCAAATACTTCATGGACCTAATGGAGCACCCGACGATGAGGGACGAGGGGTTGAGGGACAAGATATACAACGTCGTCCTCATAACCTCTGAGTACACCGCCGTTGAGAGGATACTCCCCAAGGGCTACGCCGATCCGTACATGGTCTGGAACCTGGCGCGGGAGGAGTTCAGGGAGCTCCACGAGGCGTTGAGCCCGCCTATAGACTTCGAGGCGCTGTGGCGCACGTGCGGAGGAAACCCGAGGTGCGCGGGCGACTTGATGGAGCTGGGCTGGGACGTGGAGAGGTACATTAAGGCCATCGTCAAGAGGGAGAGGGTGGACAAGATGGCGAGAGAAGCCGCCAAGCTCGGAGCTGTCGAACTGCTCAGACGCGCGACGGAGGACCCAGATGTCCTCGACCAGCCGGGGGCCGAGAGACTAGAAAGGCTACTCTACAAGTACAACAAGGTGCTGGAGCTGACGGAGACAATCGCCGGCGGGAAGCCGCCGAGGGACCCCGTTATCGGCATCGGCGAGCGCTACGCCTGGCACTGGCCGGCGTTGAGGGACGCGGTGGCTAAAACCCTATAA
- the rfbB gene encoding dTDP-glucose 4,6-dehydratase, which yields MRVAVIGGAGFMGSNFVRHMAGRGEVLVYDKLTYAGRLENLRGVEVEFVRGDVANFELLFYVLSRFRPDVVVNFAAETHVDRSINDPAPFLTTNVWGVHSVLEAARKLGFLYVHISTDEVYGDLASGGEADESWPMRPSSPYSASKAAGDLLVQAYGRTYGVRFRIVRPCNNYGPFQHPEKLIPRTIVRLLLGRPATIYGDGRQVRDWLYVGDFVRALEVVIERGVDGGIYNVCAGQPASVREVVERIASALGGSVKYVRGRPGEDMRYAMRCDKLRGLGWRPEVSLEEGLRRTVEWYRENEWWWRPLLDEYVLADEPWR from the coding sequence ATGAGGGTGGCCGTCATCGGGGGGGCTGGGTTTATGGGGAGTAACTTCGTGAGGCATATGGCGGGCCGCGGCGAGGTGCTTGTCTACGATAAGCTGACGTATGCGGGGCGCCTCGAGAACCTCAGGGGGGTGGAGGTGGAGTTTGTGAGGGGGGACGTGGCGAACTTCGAGCTTCTCTTCTATGTCCTGTCGCGGTTTAGGCCGGATGTGGTGGTTAACTTCGCGGCGGAGACGCACGTGGACCGGTCTATTAACGACCCGGCGCCTTTTCTTACGACTAACGTCTGGGGGGTGCACTCGGTTCTGGAGGCGGCGCGGAAGCTTGGCTTTCTCTATGTCCACATCTCTACGGACGAGGTGTATGGGGACCTGGCAAGCGGCGGCGAGGCCGACGAGTCTTGGCCTATGAGGCCCAGTAGCCCCTACTCCGCCTCTAAGGCTGCTGGGGACCTCCTGGTGCAGGCGTATGGGAGGACGTATGGGGTTAGGTTTAGGATTGTTAGGCCTTGTAACAACTACGGGCCGTTTCAGCATCCGGAGAAGCTCATCCCCCGCACCATTGTGCGCCTCCTGTTGGGTAGGCCCGCCACGATCTATGGGGACGGGCGGCAGGTGAGGGATTGGCTTTATGTGGGGGATTTCGTGCGGGCGCTGGAGGTGGTCATCGAGCGGGGGGTGGACGGGGGTATCTACAACGTCTGTGCGGGGCAGCCGGCGTCTGTGCGGGAGGTGGTGGAGAGGATCGCCTCTGCGCTGGGTGGTTCTGTGAAGTACGTGCGGGGGAGGCCGGGGGAGGATATGAGGTACGCCATGCGTTGTGACAAGTTGAGGGGGCTGGGGTGGAGGCCTGAGGTGTCTCTGGAGGAGGGGCTTAGGAGGACTGTGGAGTGGTATAGGGAGAACGAGTGGTGGTGGCGCCCCCTGCTGGACGAGTACGTGCTTGCGGATGAGCCATGGAGGTAG